One stretch of Nocardia mangyaensis DNA includes these proteins:
- a CDS encoding methylenetetrahydrofolate reductase yields the protein MVSRTPSVVQSLRTHSGSGVPFSVEFNPPRDAAGEARLWRAVRQFERMHPAFVSMTYGAGGSTSDRTVRITGELATETTLLPVAHLTAVGHSIAELRSLVGSYADSGIRNLLVLRGDPPGDPLGEWHKHPSGVEYAEELVRIVRDLGDFHVGVASFPQGHHRSPDLDHDTLHLAAKLRAGAEYSITQMFFDVEHYLRLRDRVVAMDPIEGAKPIIPELMPITSLRTVQRAEELCGRTLPKSVMTRLEKAAGTAPEEDRAAVRAEGIQIATEMAQRLIDEGAPCLHFITLNFAKATSEVLTNLGYGVTAAPISA from the coding sequence ATCGTCTCGCGCACCCCGTCGGTGGTGCAGAGTCTGCGCACCCATTCCGGCAGTGGCGTGCCGTTCTCGGTCGAATTCAATCCGCCCCGCGACGCGGCCGGCGAGGCCAGATTGTGGCGCGCGGTGCGCCAGTTCGAACGGATGCATCCCGCCTTCGTCTCGATGACCTACGGTGCGGGCGGATCCACCAGCGACCGCACCGTCCGGATCACCGGCGAACTCGCCACCGAGACCACCTTGCTCCCGGTCGCCCACCTCACCGCGGTCGGCCACAGCATCGCCGAACTGCGTTCCCTGGTCGGCTCCTACGCCGACTCCGGGATCCGTAACCTGCTGGTCCTGCGCGGCGACCCGCCGGGCGACCCCCTCGGCGAGTGGCACAAGCACCCCAGCGGCGTCGAATACGCCGAGGAACTGGTCCGCATCGTCCGCGACCTCGGCGATTTCCACGTCGGCGTGGCCTCGTTCCCCCAGGGCCACCACCGCTCACCCGACCTCGACCACGACACCCTCCACCTCGCCGCGAAACTGCGTGCGGGCGCGGAGTATTCGATCACCCAGATGTTCTTCGACGTCGAGCACTACCTGCGCCTGCGGGATCGCGTCGTCGCCATGGACCCGATCGAGGGCGCCAAGCCGATCATCCCCGAACTCATGCCCATCACCTCCCTGCGCACCGTCCAGCGCGCCGAGGAACTCTGCGGGCGCACCCTGCCGAAATCGGTGATGACCCGGCTGGAGAAGGCCGCGGGCACCGCCCCGGAAGAAGACCGCGCGGCAGTCCGTGCCGAAGGCATCCAGATCGCCACCGAGATGGCCCAGCGCCTCATCGACGAGGGCGCTCCCTGCCTGCACTTCATCACCCTCAACTTCGCCAAGGCCACCAGCGAAGTCCTCACCAACCTCGGTTACGGCGTCACCGCCGCCCCCATCAGCGCGTAA
- a CDS encoding glycosyltransferase, which translates to MRAAGRYLTWAGTGLAALGAATAAYNLATLRTLPRQVSGVIEPVTVCVPARDEADRLPDLIADLRAQTGVPRLRVLILDDASTDGTYEAALAAIGGDDRFTVLRSAAHPAPGWTGKAAACARLAARTDDAALVFIDADVRLTPQAVAAAVTELRKREAGMVSAWPVQVTGSVTESLVQPLLAWSWASTLPLGPANHSLRPSTAVACGQFLAVDAEAYRAAGGHGAVAASATEDLDLARAVRRAGHRTALVTASHAARTRMYTGATELTDGYTRWLWSAYGGRLDTGAAVGLFVALAYWIPPLAAVLGRGRTRRAGLLGYLAAVTSRLLARATETRHRPTHADLASALAHPVGVGHYLALWARSHHRYRTGRLRWKQRPLVTPDRRSAKHA; encoded by the coding sequence ATGCGTGCGGCCGGGCGCTACCTGACCTGGGCGGGCACCGGTCTGGCCGCGCTCGGCGCGGCCACCGCCGCCTACAACCTGGCCACCCTGCGCACCCTGCCGCGTCAGGTGTCCGGCGTGATCGAACCGGTCACCGTGTGCGTCCCCGCCCGCGACGAAGCCGACCGGCTGCCCGACCTCATCGCCGACCTGCGCGCCCAGACCGGGGTGCCGCGCCTGCGTGTGCTGATCCTCGACGACGCCTCCACCGACGGCACCTACGAGGCCGCCCTGGCCGCGATCGGCGGCGACGACCGCTTCACCGTGCTGCGCTCGGCCGCCCACCCGGCCCCCGGCTGGACCGGCAAGGCCGCGGCCTGTGCCCGACTGGCCGCCCGAACCGACGACGCGGCACTGGTTTTCATCGATGCCGATGTGCGGCTGACCCCGCAGGCGGTCGCCGCGGCCGTCACCGAACTGCGCAAACGCGAGGCCGGGATGGTGTCAGCGTGGCCGGTGCAGGTGACGGGCTCGGTCACCGAATCCCTGGTCCAACCGCTGCTGGCCTGGTCGTGGGCCTCGACCCTGCCGCTGGGCCCGGCCAATCACAGCCTGCGCCCGTCCACCGCGGTGGCGTGTGGGCAGTTCCTCGCCGTCGACGCCGAGGCCTACCGCGCCGCCGGTGGGCACGGCGCGGTCGCGGCCAGCGCCACCGAGGATCTCGACCTGGCCAGGGCCGTACGCCGGGCCGGTCACCGCACCGCGCTGGTCACCGCGAGTCACGCGGCCCGCACCCGGATGTACACCGGTGCCACGGAACTCACCGACGGCTACACCCGCTGGCTGTGGTCGGCTTATGGCGGCCGCCTCGACACCGGCGCGGCCGTCGGCCTGTTCGTCGCCCTCGCCTACTGGATTCCCCCACTGGCCGCGGTGCTCGGTCGCGGGCGCACCCGCCGCGCCGGTCTGCTCGGCTACCTCGCGGCTGTCACCAGCCGACTGCTCGCCCGCGCCACCGAGACCCGCCACCGGCCGACCCACGCCGACCTCGCCTCGGCCCTGGCCCACCCCGTCGGCGTCGGCCACTACCTCGCCCTCTGGGCACGCTCCCACCACCGCTACCGCACGGGCCGGCTCCGCTGGAAGCAACGCCCCCTGGTCACCCCCGACCGCCGCAGCGCCAAACACGCCTGA
- a CDS encoding LppM family (lipo)protein, which produces MPCPSSRRRAPGRRVAAVVVVLALLVPALTGCLRVQVSMGVSSNDRVSGRIVAAVVPTGPEDKGPQLTAPGQLAAKVRIEEYNQDGYLGTQVFFDDLSFGEVGQLGSLSDQTQGMFTLEFQRSGDLVSLTGRVDLESVPPNGSDVQFSIAFPARVATTNGTREGDNTVLWKLPAGETSTLRAQVKYADPNTRSFAGWAGIVGGITLAVAALVAGMAFRDRNPGPPNAPRGGFSPSEMWREITSRRLGR; this is translated from the coding sequence ATGCCCTGTCCCTCCTCGCGTCGCCGCGCGCCCGGGCGGCGGGTCGCGGCCGTCGTCGTGGTGTTGGCGCTGCTGGTTCCCGCGCTGACCGGGTGTCTGCGGGTACAGGTATCGATGGGCGTGTCGTCCAACGATCGGGTGTCGGGGCGGATCGTGGCCGCCGTGGTGCCGACCGGTCCCGAGGACAAGGGCCCACAACTGACGGCGCCCGGCCAGCTGGCGGCCAAGGTGCGGATCGAGGAGTACAACCAGGACGGCTACCTGGGCACCCAGGTGTTCTTCGACGATCTGTCCTTCGGTGAGGTCGGCCAGCTCGGCAGCCTGTCGGACCAGACCCAGGGCATGTTCACCCTCGAGTTCCAGCGTTCGGGCGATCTGGTGAGCCTGACCGGGCGCGTCGACCTGGAGTCGGTGCCGCCCAACGGGTCCGACGTGCAGTTCTCCATCGCGTTCCCGGCCCGCGTCGCCACCACCAACGGCACCCGCGAGGGTGACAACACCGTGCTGTGGAAGCTGCCCGCCGGAGAGACCTCGACCCTGCGCGCCCAGGTCAAGTACGCCGACCCGAACACCCGCTCGTTCGCGGGCTGGGCGGGCATCGTCGGCGGGATCACCCTGGCGGTGGCCGCACTGGTCGCCGGTATGGCCTTCCGAGACCGCAATCCCGGTCCGCCGAACGCGCCGCGCGGCGGGTTCTCCCCCTCGGAGATGTGGCGCGAGATCACCAGTCGCAGGCTGGGCCGCTGA
- a CDS encoding carotenoid biosynthesis protein produces MGRIRAWSRSEPWRVVPAGAAILLVLVQIAYPLSGGDARDRITVAVVVLSAATALLHAWTTRGGGWALGFFAVVSGVGLGAEMVGTATGFPFGAYTYAVDRLGPAVAEVPLVIPLAWTGGLYPIWVVAGLLTGSPVGRAGLLVVGAVGWDLFLDPQMVADGQWTWAVTDAGLPGLPQIPYTNYLGWALVAAVMALLLTVLDRVLAPAHDRTVAVPVAVFGWTWLGSTLAHAVFLGLPASAAWGFTGLGLLGIPLLLRARRRATRADDPRSRG; encoded by the coding sequence GTGGGACGGATACGGGCGTGGTCACGGAGCGAGCCGTGGCGGGTAGTGCCCGCGGGCGCGGCGATCCTGTTGGTCCTCGTGCAGATCGCCTATCCGCTCAGCGGAGGGGACGCGCGAGACCGGATCACTGTCGCGGTGGTGGTGTTGTCGGCGGCGACGGCGCTGCTCCATGCGTGGACCACTCGTGGAGGGGGCTGGGCCCTCGGGTTCTTCGCGGTGGTGTCCGGGGTCGGGCTGGGCGCCGAGATGGTGGGGACCGCCACGGGATTTCCGTTCGGGGCCTATACCTACGCGGTGGATCGGCTCGGGCCCGCGGTCGCCGAGGTTCCGCTGGTGATCCCGTTGGCCTGGACCGGTGGGTTGTATCCGATCTGGGTCGTCGCGGGACTGCTGACGGGTTCCCCGGTCGGGCGGGCGGGGCTGCTGGTCGTCGGCGCGGTGGGCTGGGACCTCTTCCTCGATCCGCAGATGGTCGCCGACGGGCAGTGGACCTGGGCGGTCACCGACGCCGGACTGCCCGGCCTGCCCCAGATCCCGTACACGAACTACCTCGGCTGGGCCCTGGTCGCCGCTGTGATGGCGCTGCTGCTGACCGTACTCGACCGGGTCCTCGCCCCCGCCCACGATCGAACAGTGGCCGTGCCGGTCGCCGTCTTCGGGTGGACCTGGCTCGGCTCCACCCTCGCCCACGCGGTCTTCCTCGGCCTTCCCGCCTCCGCCGCTTGGGGTTTCACCGGACTCGGCCTCCTCGGCATCCCCCTTCTCCTGCGGGCACGTCGGCGCGCGACACGAGCGGATGACCCGAGATCACGCGGGTGA
- a CDS encoding phytoene desaturase family protein, with the protein MRTPGTTIVVGSGHNALVAACYLARAGRRVQVLERDEVPGGAVSTVARFPGHLVDRGSSAHIMIRHTGIIEELELARFGLRYLDCDPWGFTPSDGARPPIVFHRDLDLTCASIAAACGDRDAAAYRRFVAVWGARSARVMRSFGGPPTPGRLLRSFWGLDARDGGSALSREFLQSGDALLDTWFDDERLKASLAWFGAQSGPPMSEPGTAPMAGFAALMHTLPPGRAMGGSGALCAALIARLRADGGELHTGDAVTVLRRSGDGWQVRTAAGRNLHADTVIAGAHILATFDLLRAGGFDESVLDDWQRRVRVGPGIGMVVRLATDRLPEYPGVSPTESARGLQFLVSDRAQLRQAHGAALAGALPPRPVVLAMSFSALDPSIAPPGEHQLSLWAQWHPYELADGGDWAAHAETEADRIIAEVERYAPGFTDSIRERFVQTPVDLESEMGLRGGNVMHVEMSLDQMMLWRPLPELSGQRVPGAPGLYLTGASTHPGGGVSGASGRSAARLLLGDQRTRRFSLPRKR; encoded by the coding sequence ATGAGGACCCCGGGCACCACGATCGTCGTCGGGTCGGGGCACAACGCGCTGGTCGCGGCCTGTTACCTGGCGCGGGCCGGTCGGCGGGTGCAGGTGCTCGAACGCGATGAGGTGCCCGGCGGGGCGGTGTCGACGGTGGCGCGGTTCCCCGGCCATCTGGTCGATCGCGGTTCCTCGGCGCACATCATGATCCGGCACACCGGGATCATCGAGGAGCTCGAGCTCGCGCGTTTCGGGTTGCGCTATCTCGACTGCGACCCCTGGGGTTTCACGCCGTCCGACGGTGCGCGCCCGCCGATCGTGTTCCATCGCGATCTCGACCTGACCTGTGCCTCGATCGCGGCGGCCTGCGGCGACCGCGATGCCGCGGCGTACCGGCGTTTCGTCGCGGTGTGGGGTGCGCGCAGCGCACGGGTGATGCGTTCGTTCGGTGGTCCGCCGACGCCAGGGCGGCTGTTGCGCTCGTTCTGGGGGCTGGACGCGCGCGACGGCGGCAGTGCGCTGTCGCGGGAGTTCCTGCAGTCCGGGGACGCTCTGCTCGACACCTGGTTCGACGACGAACGCCTCAAGGCCTCGCTGGCCTGGTTCGGCGCGCAGTCGGGTCCGCCGATGTCGGAACCGGGGACCGCGCCGATGGCCGGGTTCGCCGCGCTCATGCACACGCTGCCACCCGGCCGGGCCATGGGGGGAAGTGGGGCGCTGTGCGCGGCGCTGATCGCCCGGCTGCGCGCCGACGGCGGTGAGCTGCACACCGGGGACGCCGTGACGGTGCTGCGGCGCTCCGGTGACGGCTGGCAGGTGCGCACGGCCGCAGGGCGGAATCTGCACGCCGACACCGTGATCGCGGGCGCCCACATCCTGGCCACCTTCGACCTGTTGCGCGCGGGCGGCTTCGACGAGTCCGTCCTCGACGACTGGCAGCGCCGTGTCCGGGTGGGCCCCGGCATCGGCATGGTGGTGCGTCTGGCGACCGACCGGTTACCGGAGTACCCCGGCGTCTCCCCCACCGAATCCGCCCGCGGCCTGCAGTTCCTGGTGTCGGACCGTGCTCAGCTGCGTCAGGCCCACGGCGCGGCCCTGGCCGGTGCGCTCCCGCCGCGACCGGTGGTGTTGGCGATGAGCTTCAGCGCACTGGACCCGAGCATCGCCCCACCCGGCGAGCACCAGCTGTCACTGTGGGCGCAGTGGCATCCCTACGAACTCGCCGACGGCGGCGACTGGGCCGCGCACGCCGAGACCGAAGCGGACCGGATCATCGCCGAAGTCGAGCGATACGCGCCCGGATTCACCGACTCCATCCGCGAGCGCTTCGTTCAGACACCCGTCGACCTGGAAAGCGAGATGGGCCTGCGGGGCGGCAATGTGATGCACGTCGAGATGTCCCTCGACCAGATGATGCTGTGGCGCCCGCTGCCCGAACTGTCCGGCCAACGAGTCCCCGGCGCCCCCGGCCTGTACCTCACCGGTGCCTCCACCCACCCCGGCGGCGGAGTCTCCGGCGCGAGTGGGCGCAGCGCGGCCCGCCTGCTCCTCGGCGATCAGCGCACCCGTCGATTCTCCCTGCCCCGCAAACGATGA
- a CDS encoding GNAT family N-acetyltransferase: protein MTAVKPNHTPAPAVVDLSVADLRARLHDALSVYVAAMDYPRGTEHHRAPMWTEHTTRAGWRAVAAVLPDDSGAVDLRTAPIVAIAYGYHGTPRQWWHQQVHTGMRRCGWPDAAARDLLADYFELTELHVHPAAQGRGIGATLLQRLLADRPEAAVLLSTPEVPEEANRAWRLYRRAGFTDVIRNFVFAGDTRPFAILGRRLPMPTRGSRA from the coding sequence ATGACAGCCGTCAAGCCCAATCACACTCCCGCCCCCGCCGTCGTCGACCTCAGCGTCGCCGACCTGCGCGCGCGCCTACACGACGCCCTGTCGGTCTATGTCGCCGCCATGGACTATCCGCGCGGCACCGAGCACCATCGCGCGCCGATGTGGACCGAGCACACCACCCGGGCCGGGTGGCGCGCGGTGGCGGCCGTCCTGCCCGACGACTCCGGCGCGGTCGACCTGCGGACCGCCCCGATCGTGGCGATCGCCTACGGCTATCACGGCACCCCCCGCCAGTGGTGGCATCAGCAGGTGCACACCGGGATGCGCCGGTGCGGCTGGCCCGACGCCGCCGCCCGCGACCTGCTCGCCGACTACTTCGAGCTCACCGAGCTGCACGTCCACCCCGCGGCGCAGGGCCGCGGGATCGGCGCGACACTGCTGCAGCGGTTGCTGGCCGACCGTCCCGAGGCGGCCGTGCTGCTGTCCACCCCCGAAGTGCCCGAGGAGGCCAATCGGGCCTGGCGGCTGTACCGGCGGGCCGGATTCACCGATGTGATCCGCAATTTCGTGTTCGCGGGCGACACCCGGCCGTTCGCCATCCTGGGGCGGCGACTGCCGATGCCGACGCGTGGCAGCCGAGCATGA
- a CDS encoding SAV_6107 family HEPN domain-containing protein, whose translation MTGRNDGREHAAHDGRAGGLLRQADALLTDSAWEHEPGERFRTAYLAALRGAGAMIALTGADRAPRARSRSAWVLLRRASPEFAMWADYFEAHSQLRAALEAGLDRAITDTHADEFCSRVGAFLYDVDDALVAAAKTRPQPSRDRDMTA comes from the coding sequence ATGACTGGTCGCAATGATGGTCGGGAGCACGCGGCGCACGACGGTCGCGCGGGTGGCCTGCTACGCCAGGCCGACGCCCTGCTCACCGACTCGGCCTGGGAACACGAACCCGGCGAGCGGTTCCGCACCGCCTACCTCGCCGCCCTGCGCGGCGCGGGCGCGATGATCGCGCTCACCGGCGCCGATCGGGCGCCGCGGGCCCGCTCGCGTAGCGCGTGGGTGCTGCTGCGGCGCGCCTCGCCGGAGTTCGCGATGTGGGCGGACTACTTCGAGGCGCACTCCCAACTTCGGGCCGCGCTGGAGGCCGGATTGGACCGTGCGATCACCGACACACATGCCGACGAGTTCTGCTCGCGGGTGGGCGCGTTCCTCTACGACGTCGACGATGCGCTGGTCGCCGCGGCCAAGACACGCCCGCAGCCGAGTCGCGACCGGGACATGACTGCTTAG
- a CDS encoding DUF3040 domain-containing protein — translation MPLSEHEQRMLEQIESALYAEDPKFASSVRGGRLRSTSSRRRFQAAALFAIGLCLLVAGIAAPFKPGGFPIISLVGFIAMFGAGVLLMIGSSRRAAPADSDETPPAAGKGPSPSGGSTGRGGRQRKSGGFSERMEDRFRRRFEQE, via the coding sequence GTGCCACTCTCCGAGCACGAGCAGCGCATGCTCGAACAGATCGAGAGCGCTCTCTATGCTGAGGATCCGAAGTTCGCCTCGTCCGTCCGTGGCGGACGTCTTCGCTCCACGTCGAGTCGACGGAGATTTCAGGCCGCGGCATTGTTCGCCATCGGCCTGTGTCTTCTCGTCGCAGGCATCGCCGCCCCGTTCAAGCCGGGCGGTTTCCCCATCATCAGCCTCGTCGGATTCATCGCCATGTTCGGTGCGGGTGTCCTGTTGATGATCGGTAGTTCGCGCCGAGCCGCGCCCGCGGACTCGGACGAGACCCCTCCTGCGGCGGGCAAGGGCCCGTCGCCGTCGGGAGGTTCGACCGGACGAGGTGGTCGCCAGCGCAAGTCCGGCGGCTTCTCCGAGCGGATGGAGGACCGGTTCCGCCGACGGTTCGAGCAGGAATAG